In the genome of Fervidobacterium thailandense, one region contains:
- a CDS encoding methyl-accepting chemotaxis protein, which translates to MKLRTWLVVVTPILIFATAIILLLVGQLFLNRVSQLWRDDYVQHSADEIMTIIKAEQEKAKIAVETILKNKEIIEAFASQDRDRLIELIMPYHEMYKKDFDFSQIHFHTADLKSFLRTSDLTKYGDDLSSFRPDIVHVKSTRTPVFSMNVGKMGPQIRYIAPIIYNGEYVGSVEANVNLTEGFARKLKGDAIVRVFFDEKGNKSDLLAKSRPELEDFTNVFDVDKLLKGELVGFIKGTEAYIGIPIKDFSGKVFAAVLQKVGIEDIVTTERRAFLLQLIISIVLGVVVSLLSFVFGLKLKNDIVNLREKMAKVATGDLTVQCDLEGKNEIAEICKTMGEVLSSIRRAVSSIVSSSENISSIGSDLAVASDNLERSAEGFKTTFAHVTESARDATSSLNEITSSVQEVAMSATNIAGAAQELSEKSATMAEVAKNSSKIVEQIMKLIHETKDKASETQKVVNNVAESAKNIKEIVETINSISEQTNLLALNAAIEAARAGEAGRGFAVVADEIRKLAEESKQATGKIAEILSGIQNGVEKANKATNETVEAIANVESESNKVNKALTEILDQVSTVSTMVDSLAASSQELSASAEEMSSALTTATNAINEIVDQISTLNLGVEVQTNLTVTLNELSKNLISSAQQLKESVGIFKI; encoded by the coding sequence ATGAAGCTGCGAACATGGCTTGTCGTAGTTACGCCCATACTCATTTTTGCCACCGCGATTATTCTCCTTCTTGTTGGTCAACTGTTTTTGAACCGGGTCTCCCAGTTATGGCGTGACGATTACGTCCAGCATTCGGCTGACGAAATCATGACGATCATTAAAGCCGAACAGGAAAAAGCTAAAATTGCCGTCGAGACGATCCTGAAAAACAAAGAAATTATCGAAGCTTTTGCGTCACAAGACAGGGATAGACTCATAGAACTAATTATGCCGTACCACGAGATGTACAAAAAAGATTTCGACTTTTCGCAAATCCACTTCCACACCGCAGATTTGAAATCTTTCCTCCGTACTTCGGATTTAACAAAGTACGGCGATGATCTATCAAGCTTTCGCCCCGATATTGTGCACGTTAAATCCACAAGAACACCTGTTTTCTCGATGAACGTCGGAAAAATGGGACCCCAGATCCGATACATCGCACCGATTATCTACAACGGTGAGTACGTTGGCAGTGTTGAAGCAAATGTGAATCTAACGGAAGGATTCGCCAGAAAACTCAAAGGTGATGCAATAGTTCGTGTGTTCTTTGACGAAAAGGGAAACAAGAGCGATTTACTCGCGAAATCAAGGCCGGAACTTGAGGACTTCACGAATGTCTTCGACGTGGATAAATTATTGAAAGGTGAGCTCGTCGGTTTCATCAAGGGAACCGAGGCGTACATAGGTATCCCCATTAAAGATTTCTCGGGAAAAGTTTTCGCTGCGGTGTTACAAAAAGTTGGTATTGAAGATATCGTTACCACTGAAAGGAGAGCATTCTTATTACAGTTGATAATATCCATCGTACTCGGTGTTGTAGTTTCCTTGCTCAGCTTTGTTTTTGGCCTCAAACTGAAAAACGATATCGTCAACCTGAGAGAAAAGATGGCAAAGGTAGCGACCGGAGACTTGACTGTACAATGTGATTTGGAAGGGAAAAATGAAATTGCGGAAATTTGTAAAACGATGGGTGAAGTGTTGAGTTCGATACGACGTGCCGTTAGCTCCATCGTTTCTTCTTCCGAAAACATAAGTAGCATCGGTAGCGACCTTGCAGTAGCATCGGACAACCTTGAACGCAGCGCGGAAGGATTCAAAACAACGTTTGCTCATGTTACAGAATCAGCAAGAGATGCAACGAGCTCGCTGAACGAAATAACCAGTAGTGTTCAAGAAGTTGCCATGAGCGCTACCAACATCGCTGGTGCCGCTCAAGAACTCTCCGAAAAATCCGCGACCATGGCCGAAGTAGCGAAAAACAGCTCCAAGATCGTCGAGCAAATAATGAAACTAATTCACGAAACAAAAGACAAGGCAAGTGAAACACAAAAGGTGGTAAACAACGTCGCCGAAAGTGCGAAAAACATCAAAGAAATCGTCGAGACTATCAACTCCATTTCCGAACAGACAAACTTACTCGCACTCAACGCCGCGATCGAAGCTGCACGAGCGGGAGAAGCTGGTAGAGGCTTTGCCGTTGTCGCCGACGAAATAAGAAAGCTCGCGGAGGAGAGTAAACAAGCAACCGGTAAAATCGCCGAAATACTCTCTGGAATCCAGAATGGTGTAGAAAAAGCAAACAAAGCCACGAATGAAACGGTTGAAGCAATTGCGAACGTAGAGAGCGAGTCTAACAAGGTCAACAAAGCCCTGACTGAAATCCTCGATCAAGTTTCTACCGTAAGTACGATGGTCGACAGCCTGGCTGCAAGTTCCCAGGAACTGAGTGCATCCGCCGAAGAAATGAGTAGCGCCCTGACAACCGCAACAAACGCAATCAACGAAATTGTCGATCAAATCAGCACACTCAACCTCGGTGTGGAAGTACAGACCAACCTAACCGTCACGCTCAACGAGCTAAGCAAGAACCTCATCAGCTCCGCTCAGCAGCTGAAAGAAAGTGTCGGGATATTCAAAATTTAA
- a CDS encoding SAVED domain-containing protein encodes MQLKRPIMVIISSRVDETQALSGLKELASVVGVKDDSLSVSDSLFLKRTDLPLGDWSAEVEEVAKFLNSKLGKEEVHLALNVPAAFALALGIKISSSQVPPMCIYHFQTGTYHKVIDLTDDSRKLKNIKSDIHRIEAKFHKTGAEELAIILQFASHSSEGSVKKFLETMNLVADLLEIRHTSSGNVPLGDWSVEVSEIYSVIQKLRQDNYYRRFHLFLAVPVSIAFALGLALGTYVPLTIYQYNASAGDSKELYCPVFML; translated from the coding sequence TTGCAACTTAAACGACCGATTATGGTTATTATTTCTTCGCGAGTTGACGAGACGCAAGCCTTGTCGGGGTTAAAGGAACTTGCAAGTGTTGTCGGGGTTAAAGATGATTCACTTAGCGTATCGGATAGTCTGTTTTTGAAGAGGACGGATTTGCCCTTGGGAGATTGGTCGGCAGAGGTGGAGGAGGTTGCTAAGTTTCTAAATTCTAAGCTTGGAAAAGAAGAAGTACATTTGGCATTAAACGTTCCAGCAGCTTTCGCCTTGGCACTCGGAATTAAGATATCATCCTCTCAAGTACCACCAATGTGTATTTACCACTTTCAAACGGGGACGTACCACAAAGTTATTGACTTGACGGACGATTCGAGAAAGCTAAAGAACATCAAGAGCGATATTCACAGGATTGAGGCAAAGTTCCATAAAACGGGCGCGGAAGAACTTGCAATAATACTCCAGTTCGCTTCACATAGTTCAGAAGGTTCGGTTAAAAAGTTTCTGGAAACTATGAATCTCGTAGCCGACTTACTCGAAATTAGGCACACAAGTTCTGGTAACGTTCCTCTTGGTGATTGGTCGGTGGAAGTGAGCGAGATTTATTCGGTCATCCAGAAACTTAGACAGGATAATTACTATAGAAGGTTCCATCTCTTTCTTGCTGTCCCGGTGAGCATTGCGTTCGCTTTAGGACTGGCACTTGGAACGTACGTTCCCTTGACGATCTACCAGTACAACGCGTCAGCGGGTGATTCTAAGGAACTATACTGTCCGGTATTCATGTTATAA
- a CDS encoding ribonuclease HI: MVGVVRVYTDGSYKNGYVAYGFAIYGRGYFGNPYVYVARATTSLQNVEAELRAVIAALKFLKANFGKLRNVPVLICHDLDAVRDIPRNVKAQNRNPFFKRYAEEINGLCQAMECKLVFEKVRGHYHELHNKIDRAVRKKLNEACAMIG; this comes from the coding sequence ATGGTGGGAGTTGTGAGAGTGTACACGGACGGTTCCTACAAGAATGGGTATGTGGCGTACGGATTCGCAATCTACGGAAGAGGGTATTTCGGTAATCCGTACGTCTATGTAGCAAGAGCGACGACGTCGCTTCAAAATGTCGAGGCGGAGTTAAGGGCTGTGATCGCAGCACTGAAATTCCTGAAGGCCAACTTCGGTAAGTTAAGAAACGTACCGGTTCTGATTTGTCACGATCTGGATGCTGTTAGGGATATTCCAAGGAACGTAAAAGCCCAAAACCGCAATCCGTTTTTCAAAAGGTACGCTGAGGAAATAAACGGGTTGTGCCAAGCGATGGAATGCAAACTGGTGTTCGAAAAAGTTAGAGGACACTACCACGAACTGCACAACAAAATAGATAGGGCTGTCAGGAAGAAATTAAACGAAGCATGTGCCATGATAGGGTAA
- the csx2 gene encoding TIGR02221 family CRISPR-associated protein → MGVLVLSFIGKSMFDTAEKNYRHVRYVFQDGTEIEGSFFGQVLIDYLRKKNVRIDKVVLVGERDAAWWVASELVHPLKRSALLGFKVLLNNDRSVEILEQFAKTISQYLDYHLEFEWIDSSVDIAKVQRDIVQKVMKHIDYNVDEIILDISHATRFIPVVALGILLPARYVTVKRIRIFYGHHEFEKEPKPAIELSALEELIQFDEKMAAFHLTGDFSQVACTMLPRQKERVRKMYFSFELNQPSIEEMKFFAQASSNYFYYPVAKTLEKFASAEHLHDVFYQKALFHFEKEQYFKAIPLLFEAILTLLAYKMVGRSVNDYRLKEQVKKLIPKVLGKEDAKNFEKLQQLRNCIVHGTRAKVDIISDYLEDENQLKELFKTCSELYERKRVEEIHISNEKVKKQVASIKRTIEIVEKDQIDLDEIF, encoded by the coding sequence ATGGGAGTTTTGGTGCTATCGTTTATAGGAAAGTCGATGTTTGACACGGCTGAAAAAAACTATCGACACGTAAGGTATGTGTTTCAGGATGGAACGGAAATTGAGGGGAGCTTTTTTGGGCAAGTGCTTATTGACTACTTGCGGAAGAAGAATGTTAGGATAGATAAAGTTGTCCTTGTTGGTGAGCGGGATGCCGCGTGGTGGGTGGCGAGTGAGCTTGTCCATCCGTTAAAACGCAGTGCGCTGTTGGGGTTTAAAGTCTTACTGAATAACGATCGTTCTGTAGAGATCTTAGAGCAATTTGCCAAAACAATATCGCAGTATCTTGATTATCATTTGGAATTCGAATGGATTGACAGTTCGGTGGATATAGCCAAGGTTCAAAGGGATATTGTGCAGAAGGTCATGAAACACATTGATTATAACGTGGATGAGATAATTCTGGATATCTCTCACGCCACGCGGTTTATTCCGGTAGTGGCTCTCGGCATACTACTACCCGCAAGGTACGTAACTGTTAAACGAATACGCATTTTTTACGGTCATCACGAATTTGAAAAAGAGCCAAAACCAGCAATTGAACTTAGTGCCTTGGAGGAGTTGATTCAGTTTGACGAAAAGATGGCAGCGTTTCATCTCACAGGTGATTTCTCCCAGGTTGCTTGTACTATGCTACCAAGGCAGAAGGAAAGGGTCCGGAAAATGTATTTTTCCTTTGAGCTGAATCAACCATCTATTGAGGAAATGAAGTTTTTTGCGCAAGCTTCTTCGAATTACTTCTACTATCCCGTAGCGAAAACTTTAGAAAAGTTCGCAAGTGCTGAGCATTTACACGATGTTTTCTATCAGAAGGCGTTGTTTCACTTCGAGAAAGAACAGTATTTTAAAGCCATCCCCTTGCTATTTGAGGCCATTTTAACACTACTGGCTTACAAGATGGTTGGAAGGTCAGTCAATGATTACAGATTGAAAGAGCAGGTAAAGAAACTGATACCTAAGGTGTTAGGTAAGGAAGATGCGAAGAATTTCGAAAAATTGCAGCAACTCAGAAATTGTATAGTTCATGGCACAAGAGCTAAGGTGGACATTATTTCAGACTACCTGGAAGATGAGAACCAATTAAAGGAACTGTTCAAAACCTGTTCTGAGTTGTACGAAAGAAAAAGAGTTGAGGAGATTCACATAAGTAATGAGAAGGTTAAGAAGCAGGTTGCGTCGATAAAACGAACCATTGAAATTGTCGAGAAAGACCAAATTGATTTGGACGAAATTTTTTAA
- the cmr6 gene encoding type III-B CRISPR module RAMP protein Cmr6 translates to MPGIVIEKFVLSRDIFKEVYEVMNKRRDMVVEEFKRKGLLLLDVKKKLSSRLLVGSGAPSILEVGLTLSRNYGLPIVPSSSLKGTFRHYCEDSGILNETELLNVFGTTDQGGGLVFLDAFPTGEVKFGLDVVANHFQPYYMNGEVPNDWYDPVPVKYVTVTSGTYRFTVLIEPTLKKELNEELKVKLKNAFLEMLKVYGVGAKTNYGYGRFLED, encoded by the coding sequence TTGCCTGGTATAGTCATCGAAAAATTTGTTCTTTCAAGAGACATTTTCAAAGAAGTTTACGAAGTAATGAACAAACGTCGTGACATGGTGGTTGAGGAATTCAAAAGGAAGGGTTTATTGCTGCTCGATGTGAAAAAGAAACTATCGTCCAGACTACTTGTTGGAAGTGGGGCACCCTCGATACTTGAGGTTGGACTGACGTTGTCGCGTAACTACGGACTCCCAATTGTTCCTTCATCGAGTTTGAAGGGAACATTTCGGCACTATTGTGAAGATAGTGGAATACTGAACGAGACCGAACTGTTAAATGTCTTCGGTACAACGGATCAAGGCGGTGGATTGGTATTCCTTGATGCGTTTCCCACGGGGGAAGTAAAGTTTGGATTAGACGTCGTTGCTAACCACTTTCAGCCTTATTACATGAACGGTGAAGTTCCAAACGACTGGTACGATCCGGTACCCGTGAAATACGTGACTGTAACGTCTGGAACGTATCGATTTACGGTGTTGATTGAGCCCACACTGAAGAAAGAATTAAACGAGGAATTGAAGGTAAAGTTGAAGAATGCGTTTCTTGAAATGCTGAAAGTTTACGGTGTCGGGGCTAAGACGAACTACGGATACGGTAGGTTTTTGGAGGATTGA
- the cmr5 gene encoding type III-B CRISPR module-associated protein Cmr5 → MTPVAIKAAECVKTMLNKDEKTKEKYHSRVIGLGSMIVQNGLAGTVLFVKIKGPDEVIQHLNELIEIQTGQKDFCNRIINGERIPQHEYIRAQFAAMEGVKWLRRYAEIFLKEEE, encoded by the coding sequence ATGACACCGGTGGCGATTAAAGCTGCTGAATGTGTAAAAACGATGCTGAACAAAGATGAAAAAACCAAGGAAAAGTACCACTCAAGAGTCATTGGGCTCGGAAGTATGATCGTTCAAAATGGTTTGGCAGGAACCGTTCTTTTTGTGAAAATCAAAGGACCTGATGAGGTTATTCAACACCTTAACGAATTGATTGAGATTCAGACCGGTCAAAAGGATTTTTGTAATCGTATAATAAACGGTGAAAGGATTCCACAACATGAGTACATAAGAGCACAGTTTGCAGCAATGGAAGGGGTGAAGTGGTTGAGAAGGTACGCTGAGATATTCCTGAAGGAGGAGGAGTGA
- the cmr4 gene encoding type III-B CRISPR module RAMP protein Cmr4 yields MDRLVVTMYAESQLHAGKGMDIGIVDLPIQRERTTGFPIIQGVKGSLRANFRAELGNLETKIFGSEPGSEEKETFPGIVAFSEAKILLFPVRSMDRLFVWVTSPLALIRFFNALGDKSLVDMIQNENISENEALTVDIEGKLWLEEVEVNARKETKGWLHQVATKISQNVSTVEYLKKKMLKDIVVVRDEQFSKILEIATEVVPRISIDRERKTVKKGALWYEEYLPQDTVMYFVARKTAYANKEEEAFQKFKEVIDGRIITIGGKETVGKGLVCLKVVNVQ; encoded by the coding sequence ATGGACAGACTTGTGGTTACCATGTACGCTGAAAGTCAGTTGCATGCGGGGAAGGGTATGGACATTGGTATAGTGGACTTGCCAATTCAGCGTGAAAGAACAACGGGTTTTCCGATCATCCAAGGTGTGAAAGGTTCGTTAAGGGCAAATTTCCGTGCAGAGCTTGGGAATCTTGAAACGAAGATATTCGGAAGTGAGCCAGGGTCTGAAGAAAAAGAAACATTCCCGGGTATTGTGGCATTCTCCGAAGCGAAAATATTGCTGTTCCCTGTACGGAGCATGGACAGGTTGTTTGTCTGGGTGACATCACCGTTAGCTTTGATTAGGTTCTTCAACGCGCTTGGTGACAAAAGCCTCGTTGATATGATTCAGAACGAGAATATCTCCGAAAACGAAGCACTCACCGTGGATATAGAGGGAAAGTTGTGGCTTGAGGAAGTTGAAGTGAACGCGCGGAAGGAAACGAAGGGTTGGTTACACCAAGTGGCAACAAAGATCAGTCAAAACGTTAGTACGGTTGAATATTTGAAAAAGAAGATGCTAAAAGACATAGTAGTTGTGCGTGACGAGCAGTTCTCAAAAATCCTCGAGATTGCTACCGAAGTGGTACCGAGAATCAGTATCGACAGGGAGAGGAAGACTGTGAAGAAAGGAGCTTTGTGGTATGAGGAATACCTACCGCAAGACACGGTGATGTATTTTGTCGCAAGAAAAACAGCTTACGCTAACAAAGAAGAGGAAGCGTTTCAAAAGTTCAAAGAAGTCATCGATGGTAGGATAATAACGATTGGTGGTAAAGAAACGGTTGGTAAAGGTTTGGTTTGTCTGAAGGTGGTGAATGTGCAATGA
- the cmr3 gene encoding type III-B CRISPR module-associated protein Cmr3, with protein sequence MYAVYFEPEEWVSFREARRFGAGDVARTTLPTALPFYGAVRTALMAKKGVHLDYHKQPSLSEDLKELLGDENHPGKIKLYGPFVFTQCNGVKKHFFPAPKNVYLKEGTYKLMPCSSFKTKVGDFELDLAWIPDVKNVDEAEEQYIELDELKKLKRGESFKLENPSNFEVESRTGIALEKASKRGQEGMLYSVSVYRFKNGGFFMLTDSEDTVNEISKLDGVFLGSKQRWARVWVEKFSFDFFEDVSSENVALLLLTPAIYSGGFVPRTGRFGSVEIRAVVGARKMVVSGWDIANGHPKTMYHAVSPGAVYYLRGKLKDPKEVMSESFLNQFGFGLFTYIPYENF encoded by the coding sequence ATGTACGCTGTATACTTTGAACCTGAAGAATGGGTTTCTTTCAGAGAAGCGAGACGGTTTGGTGCAGGAGATGTGGCAAGAACGACACTTCCAACTGCATTACCATTTTACGGAGCAGTCAGAACAGCGTTGATGGCTAAGAAAGGAGTACATTTGGATTATCACAAACAACCTTCGCTCTCTGAAGATTTGAAAGAATTGCTTGGAGATGAAAATCATCCTGGGAAGATTAAACTGTACGGTCCTTTCGTTTTTACTCAGTGTAACGGAGTCAAGAAACACTTTTTCCCAGCTCCAAAGAACGTTTACTTGAAAGAGGGTACATACAAGCTCATGCCGTGTTCTTCTTTTAAAACGAAGGTCGGTGATTTCGAACTGGATTTGGCCTGGATACCTGATGTTAAGAACGTTGATGAAGCTGAAGAACAGTATATCGAACTGGATGAATTGAAAAAGTTAAAGCGAGGAGAGTCGTTTAAGCTCGAAAATCCGTCGAATTTTGAGGTCGAATCGAGAACAGGTATTGCTTTAGAGAAGGCGTCAAAGCGTGGTCAGGAAGGTATGTTGTACTCCGTTTCCGTGTACCGATTCAAAAACGGTGGATTCTTCATGCTTACAGACAGTGAAGACACGGTGAACGAGATTTCAAAACTCGACGGTGTTTTTCTCGGAAGCAAACAGCGATGGGCACGAGTTTGGGTAGAAAAGTTCTCTTTCGACTTTTTTGAAGATGTTTCTTCGGAGAACGTTGCGCTCCTTTTACTAACCCCAGCAATCTACAGTGGAGGATTCGTGCCAAGGACTGGAAGATTTGGTTCGGTTGAAATTAGAGCTGTGGTTGGAGCAAGAAAGATGGTAGTTTCCGGTTGGGATATCGCAAATGGTCATCCGAAGACGATGTACCATGCCGTGTCCCCAGGAGCAGTTTACTATCTTAGAGGTAAGCTAAAAGATCCAAAGGAAGTTATGTCTGAGAGCTTTCTGAATCAGTTTGGATTTGGATTGTTCACTTACATACCATACGAAAACTTTTGA
- the cas10 gene encoding type III-B CRISPR-associated protein Cas10/Cmr2, producing MANSATFWKKKILALLHDPLTKALDIYNHEIFARQFAQAARAIHDRGPEDHIASAFDRVPLPLERTLGQVRISESEFYYIHPLSGESIGLPKVQLDSLNKKITEQISELRELNEDDEKFYHALWWEIANFSNLSHVLPADTRIPNHSILDHIDLTAAVRATEDDAGNLSPALLGFQIGPVQEIIAQARKVIDLWAGSYLLSLLIYKAIERVGLSFGFDAIIYPYLRGNPFVYDTLTRSGVKLLTSPTIDKKVASLPNIFLALVPIDKAQRIAEECKQAVIDEWMRLVNETKRLLESDTACKIHELHNFEEFLEQANLFPSINYSFIRLPSNQEDAMNVVKTYFTDSEFISEMQSFLSLLSEVKRQGGYTPNEGSFYKFIYKVLTAQLAAQKAIRSFKGYVSDSTVGSERVPDAFGGGVRACVIVLDKPKDAETEEPKKDYLGTVNTVKRFLNRLLGLGVRYESTEDVALMNDVNLTESGEQKLRNGYIGVLVMDGDNMGKWVSGEFALEASKVLHEKARKSFENAELKELLNMKVFTPAYQRNLSRTLALFSALVKYVVEDKYKGMLVYAGGDDVLAILPADKVIPCANDIRKMYVGDGLELTVDGTSYKFEKGFVYKDGVLYAPMMGSATMSAGIAIANHKLPLQMTINLAREAERYAKYKLGKNAFAISVVRRSGQRELFGSKWEADGLDAIGTAYEITELAERLNLSSRGLYKLQAEDLTVVGKENIEKLVSYLLRRSEVKKKPEHTYNDLKTKLIAYLTSLYDQDPNEKLMPIKLLLTIRLTKRGDER from the coding sequence ATGGCTAATTCAGCTACTTTCTGGAAGAAAAAGATCCTCGCTCTTCTCCATGATCCGTTGACAAAGGCTCTGGATATTTACAACCATGAAATATTCGCAAGGCAATTTGCTCAAGCAGCACGAGCAATCCACGATCGTGGTCCTGAGGATCATATTGCAAGTGCGTTTGATAGGGTACCACTACCCCTTGAAAGGACACTTGGCCAAGTGAGAATTTCCGAATCGGAGTTCTATTACATCCATCCACTGAGTGGTGAAAGTATTGGGTTGCCGAAGGTCCAGCTTGACAGTTTGAATAAGAAGATAACTGAGCAGATATCGGAACTGAGAGAGTTGAACGAAGATGATGAAAAGTTCTACCATGCCCTTTGGTGGGAAATTGCGAATTTCAGTAATTTAAGTCACGTTCTACCAGCGGATACGAGAATTCCCAATCATTCTATACTTGATCATATAGATCTTACCGCTGCGGTTCGTGCAACTGAAGATGATGCGGGAAATTTGAGTCCAGCGTTACTTGGATTTCAAATTGGCCCGGTTCAAGAGATAATAGCGCAAGCCCGGAAGGTAATTGACTTGTGGGCTGGTAGTTACCTACTTTCCTTACTGATTTATAAGGCAATTGAAAGAGTAGGACTTTCTTTTGGGTTCGATGCAATAATCTACCCTTATCTGCGCGGCAATCCGTTTGTTTACGATACTCTGACTCGTAGTGGTGTAAAGCTTCTAACATCACCAACCATCGACAAAAAGGTTGCATCGTTGCCGAACATCTTCCTTGCACTGGTGCCGATAGACAAGGCTCAAAGGATAGCGGAGGAGTGCAAGCAAGCTGTTATCGATGAATGGATGAGGTTAGTGAACGAAACGAAACGTTTGTTAGAAAGTGATACGGCTTGCAAGATTCATGAGCTTCATAACTTCGAAGAATTCTTAGAACAGGCGAATCTCTTCCCGTCAATCAACTACTCTTTCATCAGACTTCCATCCAATCAGGAAGATGCGATGAATGTTGTAAAAACTTACTTTACAGACAGTGAATTCATAAGCGAGATGCAGAGCTTCCTTAGTTTGCTTAGCGAGGTTAAACGTCAGGGAGGTTACACACCGAACGAGGGTTCGTTCTACAAGTTCATCTATAAGGTGTTGACAGCTCAGTTGGCCGCTCAGAAGGCGATTAGATCCTTCAAAGGTTACGTAAGTGACAGTACAGTTGGTTCCGAGCGTGTACCGGACGCATTCGGTGGTGGTGTTCGAGCATGTGTAATAGTTTTAGATAAGCCAAAGGATGCTGAAACCGAGGAACCAAAGAAAGACTATCTTGGGACGGTCAACACCGTAAAGAGGTTCTTGAACAGGTTACTCGGCTTGGGAGTCAGATACGAATCAACGGAAGATGTTGCACTTATGAACGATGTGAATTTGACGGAAAGTGGCGAGCAGAAGTTGAGAAACGGCTACATCGGAGTGTTGGTAATGGACGGCGATAACATGGGGAAATGGGTCTCAGGAGAGTTCGCACTCGAGGCTTCCAAGGTACTCCACGAAAAAGCCAGGAAGTCTTTTGAAAATGCGGAGTTGAAAGAGCTTTTGAATATGAAAGTTTTCACCCCGGCGTATCAAAGGAATCTTTCAAGAACCTTGGCTTTGTTCTCAGCGCTTGTAAAGTATGTAGTTGAAGATAAGTACAAGGGAATGCTCGTTTACGCGGGTGGTGATGATGTACTCGCGATACTGCCAGCTGATAAGGTAATACCTTGTGCTAACGATATAAGAAAGATGTATGTTGGAGATGGGTTGGAACTTACGGTGGACGGTACAAGCTATAAGTTTGAGAAGGGGTTTGTTTACAAAGACGGTGTTTTGTATGCACCCATGATGGGGTCAGCAACGATGAGTGCTGGCATAGCCATTGCAAACCACAAACTACCATTACAGATGACAATCAACCTCGCAAGAGAGGCGGAACGTTACGCTAAATACAAGCTGGGAAAGAACGCTTTTGCAATATCAGTTGTCAGACGTTCTGGTCAGCGTGAGCTGTTTGGCTCGAAATGGGAAGCTGATGGACTTGACGCGATAGGGACTGCTTACGAGATTACTGAACTTGCGGAAAGGTTGAATCTTTCATCACGGGGTCTATATAAACTTCAGGCCGAAGATCTCACCGTTGTGGGGAAAGAAAATATCGAGAAACTGGTAAGTTATCTTCTGAGGAGATCTGAGGTAAAGAAGAAACCGGAGCATACGTACAACGATTTGAAGACAAAGTTAATCGCTTATCTCACGAGTCTTTACGATCAAGATCCGAATGAAAAGCTTATGCCCATTAAGCTTCTGCTGACGATCCGGTTAACGAAGAGAGGTGACGAGCGGTGA